The sequence GGTGCGGGCGACGTCGCGCCCGGCAACGGCGGCAAGCCGAGACCCCGGGCTCTCGCCGATCGCCGCCGCGACGGTATCGGAGATGAACCCCGTGCCCAGAATGCCCCAACCGATCATCGCCACGTCCCTTGCCTGCCTGCCGTGCGCTCAGCGTCGCACAGAGGCCGCGAAAAGGGACACAGATTTATGTACCGATCAATACAAAAATTTTCGCGCCGCGACCTTCCCGATCCGGGCGCGGCTTCCCACATGGGAGTCCACATTTGCCCCACCGGACCGATCCATGCCCCAGCCATCCCCCATTCCGCTCTCCGTCCTCGACCTCGCGCCGGTTCGCCAGAACGGGACCGTCACCGCGGCGCTGAACAACTCGCTCGATCTCGCGCGCCATGTCGAAGGGCTCGGATACAATCGCTTCTGGGTGGCCGAGCACCATAACATGCCGGGCATCGCCAGTTCGGCAACGTCGGTGCTGATCGGCTATCTCGCCGGCGGCACGTCGACGATCCGCGTCGGGTCCGGCGGCGTGATGCTGCCCAACCACGCGCCGCTCGTCATTGCCGAGCAGTTCGGCACGCTGGAAGCGCTCTATCCCGGCCGCATCGATCTTGGTCTCGGCCGCGCGCCGGGTAGCGACCCGATGACGATGCGGGCGCTCCGCCGCGACATGACGGACGACGACAACGCGTTTCCGCAGAATGTGCAGGAACTCCTGGCGCTGCTCGCGCCCGCCGCCGAGGGCCAGAAGTTGCGGGCCGTTCCTGGCGAAGGCTCCAACGTGCCTGTCTGGCTGCTCGGATCCTCGACCTTCAGCGCCCAGCTCGCCGCGCTGCTCGGCCTGCCCTTCTCCTTCGCCAGCCATTTCGCGCCGCAGCGGCTGATGGAGGCGCTGGAGACCTACCGCCACTTCTTCCGCCCCTCCGAATATCTGGAGAAGCCCTATGTGATGGTCGGGCTGCCGGTGATCGCGGCCGAAACCGACGAGGAAGCGAATTACCAGGTGACGACGCAGTACCAGCGCCTGGTCAATCTCGTGCGCGGCCAGCCGACGGTACTGATGCCGCCGGTCGACAGCATGGAAGGCCGCTGGGAGCCGCGCGAAGAAGCCTATGTCCGCTCACACCTCGGTGTGGCGATCATCGGCGGCCCGGAAACGGTGAAGCAGAAGCTCGCGGCCGTGATCGAGCAGACCGGGGCAGACGAGTTGATCGTCACGACGGATTTCTACGATCCGGCCGACCGCAAGCGTTCCTTCGAGATCCTGATGGACGCCCATCGCGGCTGAGCGACCGGGCGCGGCAGGCCCGCGCCCGTTTCAGTCTAGGACGGCGCCGGTCAGGCCGAACTGCGACAGCAGGCGCAATTGGGCAGGCGCCCAGGCCTTGCCGGAGGTGAGGAAGGCCTGACCCTCCGCCATCGGGACGTCCGACGGCTCGGCCGTCAACGACAGGACCGACAGAACCCGGCGCGCGATCGCCTCGGCCGGGTCGATCCAGGTGACCGGCCAGGGCGCCACGGCTTCCAGCCGGTCGATCAGGAAGGGATAATGCGTGCAGGCGAGCACGATCGTGTCGGTTCGCCTGCCCTCGACCTCGATAAAGGCCGGCTCGATCTCGGTGCGAAGGGCGGCATCGTCGACGGCATCGCCGCGCATCACCGCTTCCGCCAGCGGCGCCAGCTCCGACGAGCCAACCAGCCGAACATGACAATCCCGAGCAAAGCTGCGGATCAGTTCGCGCGTATAGTCCCGCTTCATCGTGCCCGGCGTTGCCAGCACGCCGACGACATGGCTGCCGGAACGCTCGGCCGCCGGCTTGATCGCGGGCACCGTGCCGATGAAGGGAATCGCATGCAGCGCCCGCAGCGGCGGCAAGACGAGCGTCGAGGCCGTGTTGCAGGCAATCACCACCGCATCCGGCCGGAAGCGCTCGATCAACCGGCCCATCAGCGCGACGATATGATCGGAAAGCGGACCGGCCTCCCAGTCGCCATAGGGAAAGGCGGCATCGTCCGCGACATAGGTGATATCGGCGGACGGCAATGGGCGCCGGATCTCGCGCAGAACCGAGAGGCCGCCAATGCCCGAATCGAAGACCAGCAGCCTGGCGGTCAATCCTCGGCCTCGCGGCTCGTGGTTTCCGTGCCATCGGCGCGACGGCGCGGCCGGGTAGGCCGGTTTTCCAGCGCGGCGACGACGCCGCGCAGCGTGCGGATATCGGCCTCGGTGAACTGCGCCTTCTGCAGCATGGCGCGAAGGGTCTGCACGACGACGGGTCGCTTCTCGAGCGGGCGGAAGAAGGTGACCGCGTCGAGCGCGCCTTCCAGATGCTCGAACAGGCCGATCAGCTCCTGCTTGGTCGCCGGCCGGCTATCGTTCGGCGTGGTGAAGCGAAGCCCCGCCTCCTCCGTCTCGAGCCCGCTGCGCCGCCATTCATAGGCGAGGATCAGCACGGCTTGGGCGATGTTGAGCGAGGCGAATTGCGGGTCGATCGGCAGCGTCACGATCTCGTCGGCCAGCGAGATCTCCTCATTGGTGAGACCGATGCGCTCGCGCCCGAACAGAATGCCGGTCTTCACGCCGCCGGCCATATGCCCGCGCATGATGCCGGCGGCGGCGGCGGGGCCGCGAACCGTCTTGGCAAGCTCGCGCGAGCGGGCCGTGGTCGCAACGAGATAGCCGAGATCGGCGACAGCTTCCTCCACCGTCTGGAACAGGCGGATGCGATCGAAGACATGGTCGGCCCGGCTGGCGGCGCGGCGCGCGCTCTCGCTCGGCCAGCCGTCGCGCGGATTGACGATGCGGAGGTCACGCAGACCGAAATTCGCCATGGCGCGGGCGGCCGTGCCGATGTTCTCGCCAAGCTGCGGTTCGACGAGAATGACGGCGGGCCCGTCGACGAGAAGTTCAGAAGCGACCATTGCGTCCGTGCATCATGTTGATTTCGCCCTCTCCTAGCCCATAGAGAGCTCTCACGCTATATTTGCACTGCGCAAAGCAGGTTGCAGGGCTCTACCGAGTCGCAACCTTGGCAACACGGACGGTTCATGGGGAGGACGCGAAAATGGCCGCAGATCTGACAGCCGGTAAGAGCTTCTCGACAAGCGTTCGAGAAAAGTGGGGCTGGTTCCTGTTTCTCGGCATCGTGTTCGTGATTGGCGGCATTTGCGCCATCGCGATGCCGCTGATCTCCAGCGTCACCGTCACGATCTTCCTCGCCGTCGTCCTGGTCATCGCCGGCGCGGTCCAGATCTTCCAGTCCTTCAGCGTCCAGGGCTGGGGCGGCTTCCTGTGGCAGCTGGTTGTCGGCATCGTCGTGCTGATCGGCGGCATCGCGATCTACATGTCGCCCGTCGTCGGCAGCGTCGCGCTCACCCTGATCATCGCTTCCGTCTTCATGGCCAAGGGCATCTTCCAGATCGCCCTGTCGATGCGCGTCCGGCCGATGGATGGCTGGGGCTGGATCCTTGCCGCCGGCATCATCGCCTTCCTGGCCGGCCTGTTCATACTGCTGCAGTATCCGTTCTCGGGCCTTTGGGTCCCCGGCACGCTGGCGGGCATCTCGCTGCTCTTCACGGGCTGGAGCTACATCGCGCTGGCCCTGGCCGCGCGACGCATCATTGCATGAACGAGACCGAGTGGCGCCGGGCCTACGGCGTGAGCGGCAGCGAAAAGCTGCCGCTCGTTACGATCATCGCGATCAACTGGAACTACGCCGCCTATCTGCTGACGGCGCTCCGATCCGCGGTGGCGCAAGACTACCCGGCGCTGGAAATCATCGTCCTCGACAATGGCTCCGAAGACGACAGCCCGGCCCTGATCAGGACCTTCGTCGAGCAGCATCCGCAGGTACGCTTCATCCAACTGGCGCAGAACATCGGCCAACTCGGCGCCGCGCACCACATTTTGACGCAGCATCCCGTCTCCGGCGATTACGCGTCCTTCCTCGACACCGACGATTTCCTGTTTCCGCATTTCATCAGCCACCACATTCGCGCGCATCTGCTGCTGAATATCGGCGCCGACGTGTCGACGGGTGACACGCTGCAGGTCGACCGACACGGCACGATTGTCGCCGGCAACATGCCGCATTGGTGGAAGGAACTGGGCGTGGACCGGCCGGGCTGGGTCGACACCGCGGTCACAACGCAGCAGGACGCGCCACAACGGCTCTCCGTGACTCTAATCCCGCCGACACAGCGGCGCTGGTGCTGGTATCCGGGAACCTCCATCGTCTACCGCCGGCCGAAGATCGAACGCCTGATGCGGGCGATCCGCGATCCGATCGAGGTCAAGTTCGCGCTCGACGCCTCCGCGGCCCCCTTCTGTCACACGGAAGGCGGGAGCATCATGCTGAACGAGCCGCTATCCGGCTATCGGATCCACGGCAGGAATTCGAGCGTGACCGCGCCCCAATTGCAGCATTTCGATTCCGGGCGCGCTTCGTTCGAGAAGGGCAACAAGCGGCAGGAACGCTGGTTCCGCAAGAACTTCCGGAAGCAACGGAGGGCATGACGGTCGCCTTGCTGTGGGAGGGCCGATCCGCACTCGACACGATCGCTCTGGATGGGAAACGCCATGGATAGATCCAATTTCTCCATCCAGGATCATGGGGAGGCGACCTTGGCCGACCCCGGCGCCATCCGGCTGCCTCTGGTCTCCTTCGTGCTCACGCGCCAGCCCGGCGACGATTTCGCCCGGGTCATCGAAGCGATGCGGATGCAGACCTATCCCCGCTTCGAAGCCATTCTCGTAGACGCCGGCGCCACCGCCTCCAGTCGCACAACCCTTGAGCACCTGATCGACGGTGATCCGCGCTTCAAGACGGTGTCCGTTGATACGGATCCGGGGCCGTTCGGCCGGGCGTCTCTTGGCCTTGCGGCTGCCGAGGGAGAGTTCGTCACCTTTCTTGATGCGACGGAGCTTCCCGTGCCGAGCTTCACCGCCGTCCATATCCAGGCTCATCTCGCGAGCCGCCATAACATCGCCTTCACCGCCTCATCGATCTCAATGGACGAACCGGCACGCGGCGGTTTGCCACACGCGTCCCTGGCGTCCGGGTCAGCCGCTGCGTGGCTGCAGCCGGCAACGCCGGTCCTGCGGCTTTCCTGCCTCGACGACGACGTCTTCGCGGATCTCGCCTCGCGCACCACGCTGCTCGAGCCGGCAAGGCTGGGCTGGTCGGCCTCTCCCGACGCGGCCCAGATGTATCGGCGCTTCATCATCGATCTGCTGGATCCAGGCGCCGGCGCGTCGACGGAACAGCCATCCTCGCCTACCGCGCTATATGCGCCCCTCTGCCAGTTGCTTGGCGGGTCGGCCGGGATCGGGATGCCGCTTTCGAGACGGTTGCCAGGTGCCGTTCCCGAGCCAACCGACGAGGGCGTGGCCGGGGGAACCGTCGCCGACGACCGGCTCAGGCTCCGGGTCTGGGCCGCCAATGGTTCGGACTTCGCCCGCCGCATCGGCGCGCAACGCTATTGGGACGGCTTGACCCTGTTGCTTGGCGGCCTGCCGCCGGGATCCGGCGAAGTGCCAAGCCCCTCACAAATCGCGGAGCGTACCGACGGCCTGCTGCCGTTGCTCGTCCGCGCCTTTGGTGAGAGGCGGGCCATTCACCGATTGGACAGCCAACTGCCTCGCCCCGCCGTGCTGGCGATCCTCCGGAAGCACCACGGAGCCGGCCTGCCGCTGCGTGTGCACTTCGCGCTTCACACCACGGTCCTGCGACAGATGAACGAGAGGCTCCGCCAGCATCTTCGCGCCCGCAAGGCGAAGCGCCGCCAAAGCTAGCAAGGGGGCAGATCTCGCGCGCGCTGAGGCCTTCCCTGTCGCAGGACGCCCCGGAAGAATCTGGCGCGTGGGGATCCGCACCCCACCGCAGCAAGACATGTCACGGCAATTACACTGGACCAATCGAACCCGCTCGATTCGCCGCGCGAAGCGGCGCGAATACATCCTGTCCTCTGCTGAATCGACATCGTCGTAGCGTCCCATGCAGTCTACCGACACCGATATGCTTTCCAGTGTTGTGATCCTGCCTCAGCGGCAGCCTTTTCAACGGCTATTTTGGACGAATTCCAAACCAGTCATTGCGCACCGACGAGCATGTTAATACCAGTACAACTCATTCGCAGGTTTGGCCGTGGCAAGCTCATGAGGCCGAGGCAAACCGATCAATCGAACGGGGATGAGCACCTCGAAAGGGCGCAATTCGAGTCATGTTGGACCGCTTGGACCATTCCGGATCATCGGAACTGCCAGCATCGAGCCGCGCCAACCTCGGCGAGGAGCTGACGATTGGCGGCGTCGCGACATCCCGGCTGGCAGCTTTCGGAGACGTACAGCTTCCCAAAGTGTCCTTCATCGTCCGCAACTGGAATTACGGCCGGTACATTGGCCGCACGATCGATTCCATCCGCGCCCAGGACTATCCGAACTTCGAAGTCGTGATCGTCGACAACGCCTCGACGGATGAGAGCCACGAGGTCATCGAAAAGCACGTCGCAGCGGACCCGCGCTTTCGCGTCATCCATTCCGACGTCAATCTCGGCCCCCTGGGAGGCGCCCTGCGCGGCCTGGAACTGGCGACCGGCGACTTCGTCACGTTCGTCGACTCCGACGACACGCTGCTGTCGAACTTTGCCTCGGTGCATATCCAGGCGC is a genomic window of Kaistia defluvii containing:
- a CDS encoding LLM class flavin-dependent oxidoreductase produces the protein MPQPSPIPLSVLDLAPVRQNGTVTAALNNSLDLARHVEGLGYNRFWVAEHHNMPGIASSATSVLIGYLAGGTSTIRVGSGGVMLPNHAPLVIAEQFGTLEALYPGRIDLGLGRAPGSDPMTMRALRRDMTDDDNAFPQNVQELLALLAPAAEGQKLRAVPGEGSNVPVWLLGSSTFSAQLAALLGLPFSFASHFAPQRLMEALETYRHFFRPSEYLEKPYVMVGLPVIAAETDEEANYQVTTQYQRLVNLVRGQPTVLMPPVDSMEGRWEPREEAYVRSHLGVAIIGGPETVKQKLAAVIEQTGADELIVTTDFYDPADRKRSFEILMDAHRG
- the murI gene encoding glutamate racemase translates to MTARLLVFDSGIGGLSVLREIRRPLPSADITYVADDAAFPYGDWEAGPLSDHIVALMGRLIERFRPDAVVIACNTASTLVLPPLRALHAIPFIGTVPAIKPAAERSGSHVVGVLATPGTMKRDYTRELIRSFARDCHVRLVGSSELAPLAEAVMRGDAVDDAALRTEIEPAFIEVEGRRTDTIVLACTHYPFLIDRLEAVAPWPVTWIDPAEAIARRVLSVLSLTAEPSDVPMAEGQAFLTSGKAWAPAQLRLLSQFGLTGAVLD
- a CDS encoding RNA methyltransferase, which codes for MVASELLVDGPAVILVEPQLGENIGTAARAMANFGLRDLRIVNPRDGWPSESARRAASRADHVFDRIRLFQTVEEAVADLGYLVATTARSRELAKTVRGPAAAAGIMRGHMAGGVKTGILFGRERIGLTNEEISLADEIVTLPIDPQFASLNIAQAVLILAYEWRRSGLETEEAGLRFTTPNDSRPATKQELIGLFEHLEGALDAVTFFRPLEKRPVVVQTLRAMLQKAQFTEADIRTLRGVVAALENRPTRPRRRADGTETTSREAED
- a CDS encoding HdeD family acid-resistance protein; the protein is MAADLTAGKSFSTSVREKWGWFLFLGIVFVIGGICAIAMPLISSVTVTIFLAVVLVIAGAVQIFQSFSVQGWGGFLWQLVVGIVVLIGGIAIYMSPVVGSVALTLIIASVFMAKGIFQIALSMRVRPMDGWGWILAAGIIAFLAGLFILLQYPFSGLWVPGTLAGISLLFTGWSYIALALAARRIIA
- a CDS encoding glycosyltransferase family 2 protein is translated as MNETEWRRAYGVSGSEKLPLVTIIAINWNYAAYLLTALRSAVAQDYPALEIIVLDNGSEDDSPALIRTFVEQHPQVRFIQLAQNIGQLGAAHHILTQHPVSGDYASFLDTDDFLFPHFISHHIRAHLLLNIGADVSTGDTLQVDRHGTIVAGNMPHWWKELGVDRPGWVDTAVTTQQDAPQRLSVTLIPPTQRRWCWYPGTSIVYRRPKIERLMRAIRDPIEVKFALDASAAPFCHTEGGSIMLNEPLSGYRIHGRNSSVTAPQLQHFDSGRASFEKGNKRQERWFRKNFRKQRRA
- a CDS encoding glycosyltransferase family 2 protein, giving the protein MADPGAIRLPLVSFVLTRQPGDDFARVIEAMRMQTYPRFEAILVDAGATASSRTTLEHLIDGDPRFKTVSVDTDPGPFGRASLGLAAAEGEFVTFLDATELPVPSFTAVHIQAHLASRHNIAFTASSISMDEPARGGLPHASLASGSAAAWLQPATPVLRLSCLDDDVFADLASRTTLLEPARLGWSASPDAAQMYRRFIIDLLDPGAGASTEQPSSPTALYAPLCQLLGGSAGIGMPLSRRLPGAVPEPTDEGVAGGTVADDRLRLRVWAANGSDFARRIGAQRYWDGLTLLLGGLPPGSGEVPSPSQIAERTDGLLPLLVRAFGERRAIHRLDSQLPRPAVLAILRKHHGAGLPLRVHFALHTTVLRQMNERLRQHLRARKAKRRQS